ATATCCGTGGCTCACGACAACAGTATCCTTTTTAGCAGTCGGCTGAGGGTTTTTTATCCTAGCAGCTTTAATTTTGCCAGACTTTTTTACTGTTTTTTTGGTTGTTTTTATAACAGGCCTGGTTGCCTGTGCTGTTACTGATACCGTAAACAGACTCGCCATCAATAGTGCCGGGATTTTCATATTCTTTTGTTTTTATTTATTATCTATTTGATACTACAACAACTATTCCTCAGGTCTCCGTTAAATATAAAAAACGTAAAATTGATATAAAACCGTAAACTTATTGTTGATTTTTAAAGATATGAATAATTATGGGCGTGTTTTATTTATCTGGAAAAATAATATCTTACAGATTATGATGGTTACGCTGATTTATTTTTTTTTATCTGATGAACATTGATCAGGAAGAAATTAGGAGCCCGTTTAAATGTAACTGAAAATATATGCTCCCGCAGATCAAGGCAATTATGCAGATCTGAATATCGATAGAAAATCTGCTGAACCTAATAAATCAGCTATAAAATGCAAAAGTATGATTTTGGAACAGGCTCTACGCAAATTAAAATAAGTAAATAAAAAATCCGGAGAAGTATTCAATCCCCGGATTCTGTATTTTAAAGCTGATGATTCTTAGAAAATCTCCCTTCCTGAAAAATGGAACTGGGCTTCGATAAGTGCGTTCTCATCAGAATCTGAACCGTGAACGGCATTTTCCCCGATACTTCTTGCAAACATTTTTCTGATGGTCCCTTCTGCAGCATCTGCCGGATTGGTAGAGCCGATTAAAGTTCTGAAATCTTCAACAGCGTTGTCTTTTTCTAAAACCGCAGCTACAATTGGTCCTGAACTCATGAAATCTACCAATTCTCCGTAAAAAGGTCTTTCTGCATGTACTTCGTAGAATTTTTTAGCATCAGCTACTGTAAGCTGAGTTAATTTTAAAGCTTTGATTTTGAATCCGCCTTCTGAGATTTTACCCAATATAGCACCGATATGCCCGTCTGCAACTGCATCAGGCTTAATCATAGTGAATGTAATGTTAGACATAAAATTTATATTTTTTTAATGGCGCAAAAGTACAAAAAAAATCCTTTCCTTCAGTTTAAATTAATTTTAACACAAAATAACACTTATTAACAATTGTTAACGTTAATTTTGGCACAAAATTTGTTATTATAGATTCGATTCTCATGTTTAATTTGAGTTTTCATGGTTATTAGTTTTTACCCAGCTTCGGCTGGGTTTTTTTATGCCTGGTTTTTAATACTGTTGTTTTGCTTAGTTAGTAGAAACAGAGATTCATCCTTAACACAAAATATGAAGAATAATGAGTGGATAATAGAAAGTTAAAGATTATTTCTGGGCTGTTTCTTCGGCCTCCTCCATCAGTTTGATGTAAGTAGCATACCGGGAATGCTGGATTTCACCTGTTTCCAAAGCATCAAGGACAGCACATTTCGGTTCATTGACATGCATACAGTTATGGAATTTGCATTCTTTCCTTTTTCTGAAAATCTCCGGAAAATAGTGCTGAACTTCTTCTTTTTTAATATCGATCATGGCAAATTCCCGTACGCCGGGCGTATCAATAACATTTCCGCCAAAATCCCAGAAGTGCATCTGTGCAAAAGTAGTGGTATGCTTACCTTTTAAGTGGGTATCTGAAATTTCAGAAGTTCTGAGGTTCAGGCCGGGCTGCAATGCATTCACCAATGTTGATTTCCCGCAACCGGAATGCCCGAAGAACACAGAAGTTTTATCTACTACAATATCCTGCAGCTGCTCCAGGTTTAATCTCGAATAGGATGAAATTTCCAGGGAATCATAGCCTATTTCCTGATACAGGAATTCGATATCTTTTACAATTTCGATTTCCTCTTCGTGCAGGACATCAATTTTATTAAAAAGAATAATCGGCTTGATATTATATGCTTCACAGCATGCCAGGAACCGGTCTAAAAAACCAAGTGAGGTTTCAGGATGTTTCAGGGTAAAAATAAAACAGGCGAGATCTATATTGGATGCAATAATATGGGCTTCTTTT
The sequence above is a segment of the Chryseobacterium sp. JJR-5R genome. Coding sequences within it:
- a CDS encoding nucleoside-diphosphate kinase, whose translation is MSNITFTMIKPDAVADGHIGAILGKISEGGFKIKALKLTQLTVADAKKFYEVHAERPFYGELVDFMSSGPIVAAVLEKDNAVEDFRTLIGSTNPADAAEGTIRKMFARSIGENAVHGSDSDENALIEAQFHFSGREIF
- the rsgA gene encoding ribosome small subunit-dependent GTPase A; protein product: MKGKVIKSTGSWYQVLDSESGKVFEARIRGKFKLIKTRLTNPLAVGDFVEFQLEQDDVAWITKIDSRKNYLIRKSVNLSKEAHIIASNIDLACFIFTLKHPETSLGFLDRFLACCEAYNIKPIILFNKIDVLHEEEIEIVKDIEFLYQEIGYDSLEISSYSRLNLEQLQDIVVDKTSVFFGHSGCGKSTLVNALQPGLNLRTSEISDTHLKGKHTTTFAQMHFWDFGGNVIDTPGVREFAMIDIKKEEVQHYFPEIFRKRKECKFHNCMHVNEPKCAVLDALETGEIQHSRYATYIKLMEEAEETAQK